TGGAACCGGTGGAGTTTTAGTTATAAAGGTATATGAAGCATCAGTATAAACAGTAATAACAACAGGTGTTAACATACCTGGTACTTGTTTAGCTGTCTTATCATTAAACTCCTTTATAAATTGTGGTATTGAGATACCGTTTTGTCCTAAAACTGGTCCAACCGGTGGAGCTGCTGAAGCTTGTCCTGCAGGAATTTGCAATTTGACAATATTTTTAACTTTCTTGGCCATTCTGCCACCTCCCAATTTTTTTGAGAATTGCTTCTCATTTTTTATCTTGCTTTGCAAGATTTTAAGCTTTATTAATGTAAATAATTTACATTGCTTACTAATTTATATCCGTTAACTACAAACTCATAACCTGTGTAAAATCTAATTCTACTGGTGTCTCACGTCCAAACATTGAAACTGATAGTAGAACTTTTTTCTTCTCGTAGTTAACTTCTTCAACCAATCCAATGAAACTTTCAAGAGGACCATTGATAATCTTAACTGAGTCACCTACTTCGTAATCTACATCAGGTACCCAATCTGTCTCAACACCCATCATTGCTAGTTCATCATCTCTTAATGGAACTGGTTTTGAATTTGGTCCGACGAAACCTGTAACACCTTGTACATTTCGTACAATATACCAGATATCATCATTCATGCGCATCTTAATCAGAACGTATCCAGGGAAAATTTTTCTGTTTAAAGTTTTCTTCTTACCTTCTTTAATTTCAACGACTTCCTCTTCAGGAACCTCAATTTCAAAAATAAAGTTATGCAAATCTCTATTTTCAACAATTTGCTGTAATGTTCTCTTAACTTTATTTTCATAACCTGAATATGTATGAATTACATACCAACGAGGTTGATCTGGATCATATTCATCATGCATTGCCGCTGTACTAATTACATCTTCTGTTTCATTTTCAGATTCTTCAGACTCAGTATCTTCTGAATTTCCATCAAGATTTTCAGCTTCACTTGCCTCTGTAAGTTCATTCTCTTGATTTTCTTCTGATTGTGAAACAGCATCAGCAACAAGTTCTTCACTTGTTTCAGTAAAATCTTCATTATCGTTCATTAAATTCATATCTAATAACATCTGTTTCACCTCTCCTCAAATTAAGATTTCTCAGATTCAGAAGTAGTCTCTTTCGCTTCTGTCGTATTCATTGAAGTCTCTTCTGACTTATTATCTTCATTTTGCTCAACAACTGTTGTACTTGAACTAGGTAATGTTTGATTTGTTTGAGCTGTATTGAAACCTAATAAACCTAACAAAGATACCATTATAGAATCAACAATAAATACTAATAAAGTAACCAACAGCACAATGACAATTACTGTTACAGTTGTTTTTGCAACTGTTGGTTTATCAGGCCAGATAACTTTCTTAATTTCACCAGTTAATGATTTAAAGAAATTTTTAATTTTAGCAAAAAAACCATTTTCGTTTTGATTTTTATCTTTCTTAGCCATACTAAGCTCCTTTCCTCGAAACTATTCCTTAATTACTTAGTTTCTTTATGAAGAGTATGTTTACGGCAGAAAGCACAATGCTTATTCATTTCTAAACGATCTGGATGAATTCTCTTATTTTTTCTAGTTGTATAATTTCTACGTTTGCATTGATCACAAGCTAAAGTAATAATTTCTGCTGTACCTGTCTTTGCCATTGTTTATACCTCCAAAGTTAATTTTACTCATAAAAAATAAAGCCTGTCTCGCAGGCGGACTAAATTATATCACAGGGTTTTGAGTCCTGTCAATCTAGAACTATTGATATTAATGCATTTTAGGCCATTTGGCAAGCAATTAATATTTTTTTATCTACATTTAAAACATTTGCCACAAACTGGGTTCGTATCGTGGTGCTATTGTTAAAGAATAATCTTTTCCATTTACTAAACCTAAGTCAAATAAATATGAATTTATATAATCATAAGCTAAGTTAGGTATATTATTATTTTTACTTAAGTGAATTAAAACAATTCTTCTCGTTCCGGATTTTATTAACTCACTTGCAGCAATAGCAGACTGTTCATTAGAAAGGTGACCATAATGTGAGCTCACTCTTTTCTTTAGTGGCCAGGTGTAAGGTCCATTCCAGAGCATATCTACATCATAATTTGCCTCTAGAAAAATGAGGTCGCTACCCACAAGTTCTTTGATCATATACTCTGACAATATACCTGTATCAGTTACTACTGAAATAATAGAATCTCCAGTATCAACTTTATATGCTACTGGAGAAATCGCATCATGAGAAACTTGAATTGCTTTACAAGTAAACTTATCAACTTCAAAAGCTTCTCCAATATTAATTCTTCTAAAATCAATAAGTTCAGAACTTTTCATTAAAGTCTTGGCCTTACGAATGGTAAGTTCATTGGCATATACTGGAATTTTGTACTTTCTTGCAAAAACAGAAATTCCAGCAATATGATCACTATGTTCGTGGGTTATCAAAATCCCTTTAATTACATAAGGACTAATTTTCTGTCTTCTAAGGTTCTCTTCTAGGCGTTTACAAGATACACCAATATCAACTAAAATCCCTGATTTTTCTTTGCCAATAAATATTGAATTTCCTGAGCTTCCACTATATAGAGTGCAAGCTCTCGTATTTAAATTCACTAAACAACTTACTTTCTAATCTTCGTCCAAACCAACTAATTCAATTTCTGCACCAATACCTCTTAACTTATCAATTAAGCGTTCGTATCCTCTTTGTAAAGAAGAAACATTATGTACTTCAGTAGAACCATCTGCAGCCAATCCAGCTAAAATCATAGCTGCACCAGCTCTAAGATCTCTAGCTTCAACTTTAGCACTAGTTAGTTTACTTGGACCATCAATCAAAGCTAAATTATCTGAAATAGTGATGTCTGCTCCCATTTTCTTAAGATCATCAATATATTGGAATCTATTGGCCCAAACATCTTCATACATTCTGCTTTGTCCTGATAAAGTAGTCATTAAAGCTACTGCTTGTGGTTGTAGGTCTGTTGGAAATCCTGGATAAACCATGGTTCTGATTGAAGTTGCTTCTAGCTCTTTATCCTCATCCACCCAAACTCTAATTGAATCTTCTTGAATATCCAAATTAACGTTCATCTCATCCAACTTAGCAGTAAGTGGTTCCATATGTTTTGGAATAAGGTTAGTAACTGTAACATCACCACGAGTAATAGCACCTGCGATCATGTATGTACCTGCCTCAATTTGATCTGGAATAATTGTATATGTGTGACCTGCAGGCAACTTCTCTTTACCATTAATTCTTATCACGTCAGTTCCCGCACCTTTAATATCAGCACCCATGGAGTTTAAGAAGTTAGCTACGTCAACAATATGTGGCTCTCTTGCAGCATTTTCAATAGTTGTTCTACCTTTTGCTTTTGAAGCTGCAATCATTATATTCATAGTGGCACCAACACTTACTTTATCCAAGAAAATATTTTCGCCAATCAATCCATCTTCAGTTGTTAGCTCAATTTTACCATGCTCTAATTTGTTCACGGCACCCATGTTATTGAAGCCTTTCAAGTGTAGGTCAATTGGTCTTGTACCAAAGTCACATCCACCAGGTAGATAATTCTTAGCTTTACCATATCTTGCCAATAATGCTCCTAATAAGTAATAGGATGCTCTGATATCTCTAGCTCTCTCATCTGTTACTTCAAAAGTATTGATCTTAGTAGCATCAAAATGTACTGTTCCGTTTTCATCAATTTCGACTGTTGCACCTAAGTTTCTACATAACTCTAACTGAGTTCTTACGTCAGAAATATTAGGTAAATTTTCGATTACACAAGGTCCATCTAGTACACATGCTGCTGCAACTATACCTAAAGCTGCATTTTTTGATCCACTTACAGGAATCTCACCTTTTAATTTTTTACCACCTTTTACAATATAACTAGCCACTCTAATCTCCTCTAAAGTAAAATATATTTATAACTTGTATTAATTACTTTTTCTTATTTTTTTAATAATATTATTATTCCTTTATTTAAACTCCGTTTTTTAATATATTCTATGTATATTCACCATCTATAATATCAAAATATAGCAATAATTTGAACTATCTAAACCAGTCTCAGTATTATTACTTAAAAAATTTTTTCAAGCAGTTACATTAGACACCATTTGAATTTTGTAAACAATATTACCTCATAATAACCAAGTAATATTTCTTAATATTAATATATAAAATAAAATTATTGACCTAGACTTTCTATATCACTTGTTTTTTCATTAGGATCTGATTTATATTCATCTGCTTCAATTTCCTGATTTTCTTTAACAGGGTCTAATTCCATCGCATATTTATCATCTTCTGCTGCATGAGCTCCCTCAGATTCATTCTGATCTAGCTCTGTTGTATTATCAGTATTATTTTCTTCTTGAGCCTTATTATTTTGAGAAAGATCCTGATCCTCACTTCCAGAATTTGTATTTTCTTCAGTAGATATAGCCTCTACTTCAACCTTAGTCTCCAGATTAGTATCATTATTGTTTTTTGCAACATCTATCTTCTTGCGAGAAAAATCTTTTCTCTCCTTAATATAAGGTTCTGCTAGTATTAATTTTTCTTCATCGCTTAAATCTTCTAAAGACTCTTTTGCTATTCCAATTTGGTGAGCACGCTCTAGTAAAAACTCATACGCAGCATAATTTAAGCTTTCTGTATCTCTACCTGTCCTATTTTTATCTTTTTCAAACTCTAAGTTATCAATAACTTGCATGTAAATTTTAGATGCAATTGGCAAGGAAACAACAAACTCAGAGCCATAAGTTAGAATGCTATTTACAGATAGCTTACCTTTGTGTAATTCAACTAACTCCTTAGCTATAGATAAGCCTAAACCTGTACCTCCATACTCTCTAGAACCGGTTTGATCGACTCTGTAGAATCTATCGAAAATCTTCTTCTGATCTTTCTCAGAAATACCTAATCCATTATCTTTAACCTTAATTACAATATCATTAATAACTCTACTAATATAGATGTCTACTCGACCACCTTTATCAGTATATTTAATTGCATTAG
Above is a window of Fastidiosipila sanguinis DNA encoding:
- the rplK gene encoding 50S ribosomal protein L11; the protein is MAKKVKNIVKLQIPAGQASAAPPVGPVLGQNGISIPQFIKEFNDKTAKQVPGMLTPVVITVYTDASYTFITKTPPVPTLLKKALNLQKGSGNPKTEKVSTITRAQLREIAETKMVDTNAASIEAAMNLVAGTARSMGIKVEEEE
- the nusG gene encoding transcription termination/antitermination protein NusG, with translation MHDEYDPDQPRWYVIHTYSGYENKVKRTLQQIVENRDLHNFIFEIEVPEEEVVEIKEGKKKTLNRKIFPGYVLIKMRMNDDIWYIVRNVQGVTGFVGPNSKPVPLRDDELAMMGVETDWVPDVDYEVGDSVKIINGPLESFIGLVEEVNYEKKKVLLSVSMFGRETPVELDFTQVMSL
- the secE gene encoding preprotein translocase subunit SecE, encoding MAKKDKNQNENGFFAKIKNFFKSLTGEIKKVIWPDKPTVAKTTVTVIVIVLLVTLLVFIVDSIMVSLLGLLGFNTAQTNQTLPSSSTTVVEQNEDNKSEETSMNTTEAKETTSESEKS
- the rpmG gene encoding 50S ribosomal protein L33 gives rise to the protein MAKTGTAEIITLACDQCKRRNYTTRKNKRIHPDRLEMNKHCAFCRKHTLHKETK
- a CDS encoding MBL fold metallo-hydrolase, whose amino-acid sequence is MNLNTRACTLYSGSSGNSIFIGKEKSGILVDIGVSCKRLEENLRRQKISPYVIKGILITHEHSDHIAGISVFARKYKIPVYANELTIRKAKTLMKSSELIDFRRINIGEAFEVDKFTCKAIQVSHDAISPVAYKVDTGDSIISVVTDTGILSEYMIKELVGSDLIFLEANYDVDMLWNGPYTWPLKKRVSSHYGHLSNEQSAIAASELIKSGTRRIVLIHLSKNNNIPNLAYDYINSYLFDLGLVNGKDYSLTIAPRYEPSLWQMF
- the murA gene encoding UDP-N-acetylglucosamine 1-carboxyvinyltransferase, whose protein sequence is MASYIVKGGKKLKGEIPVSGSKNAALGIVAAACVLDGPCVIENLPNISDVRTQLELCRNLGATVEIDENGTVHFDATKINTFEVTDERARDIRASYYLLGALLARYGKAKNYLPGGCDFGTRPIDLHLKGFNNMGAVNKLEHGKIELTTEDGLIGENIFLDKVSVGATMNIMIAASKAKGRTTIENAAREPHIVDVANFLNSMGADIKGAGTDVIRINGKEKLPAGHTYTIIPDQIEAGTYMIAGAITRGDVTVTNLIPKHMEPLTAKLDEMNVNLDIQEDSIRVWVDEDKELEATSIRTMVYPGFPTDLQPQAVALMTTLSGQSRMYEDVWANRFQYIDDLKKMGADITISDNLALIDGPSKLTSAKVEARDLRAGAAMILAGLAADGSTEVHNVSSLQRGYERLIDKLRGIGAEIELVGLDED